In a genomic window of Helianthus annuus cultivar XRQ/B chromosome 10, HanXRQr2.0-SUNRISE, whole genome shotgun sequence:
- the LOC110931204 gene encoding uncharacterized protein LOC110931204, which translates to MAYNSTHEYLNIVDRLTDVYNIPNNITDSLLAYLKFVYRSELEDRYSAPMLWIGMYIALASLVCILFMVADLLHGLRSRMLWVPSKYFTINSASLTAISIAMKLPVDLTGSMPGYVDQVAKLGSMAFMCTMMANLLPCLGTMDSNELLSNITALGILVITLVVNVCIQMQTGAVSISTHKEDPRIIQLTSPTHISTHPNPVLPFIYVVLLVFLLIVYICSSLAILKSKQILDTDYQYGHEVASKHIQPSPGGRVTVEKLENHVRKHWMMVESGSCLHFITACFHTTSASGVICLLVTILHTYTMSGTIKAMLAKDYDSDYGWSMLVILTVQSIGVLIGTIVPLSRCFATLSFEGTFHFKVFKVEHHWTQKLNDWKQASIRLPFLSGRLNTVIESSKRLIIYICIQLQKGVVALCKIIALIPLVFVICVSYFNYLDCLKDCLKSVFSSSLRDDAMTLERRPYPNNPTRPVSPYILHIEENGMWVGVRTIEGFSKSVNPLIQKGAKGQPNYLIKLIREKSTQGFRGVADYNIQSSNCWRLAVVTLTTIAISLPEKEKEDVDFLLECVREGLVYVTLVEKSLDIIYAHVILQHAAETLWQEIRFTKRWLGNDLQNPDFQEYTVGQIIKWYRDKGKDYVMDEYRKFNNDHPKHRFICGSSMYRITESILHTYNTIDDGTMSQKELLDRLSSMIADIIAACLTNLPQIIIMKCHYMSAIKEREASVKDAAQLLGETREIIRRLQRHGIPSMNPSDMPFLDKWCAYFTNSR; encoded by the coding sequence ATGGCTTACAACTCAACACATGAGTATCTTAATATTGTGGATAGACTCACTGAtgtctacaatattcctaacaatATTACGGATTCATTGTTGGCATACCTAAAGTTTGTATACCGATCAGAACTTGAAGATCGTTACAGCGCACCTATGTTATGGATTGGGATGTACATCGCGTTAGCGTCTCTGGTTTGCATCCTTTTCATGGTGGCTGATTTATTACATGGTTTACGTAGCAGAATGCTATGGGTTCCCTCTAAATATTTCACAATTAATTCTGCTTCTCTCACTGCAATATCTATTGCAATGAAGTTACCTGTGGATCTAACTGGTTCCATGCCGGGTTATGTGGACCAAGTGGCAAAGCTCGGAAGCATGGCCTTTATGTGTACCATGATGGCCAATTTACTGCCTTGTTTAGGAACCATGGACAGCAATGAGCTTTTGTCAAACATCACAGCTTTGGGGATtcttgtaatcacgttggttgtGAATGTTTGCATTCAAATGCAAACGGGAGCTGTATCCATATCAACCCATAAAGAAGATCCCCGTATCATACAACTTACTTCACCTACACATATAAGTACCCATCCTAATCCTGTATTACCCTTTATTTATGTGGTTTTGTTAGTTTTCTTGTTGATAGTATATATATGTTCATCTTTGGCGATTCTAAAATCCAAACAGATTTTGGACACAGATTACCAATATGGTCATGAGGTAGCTTCAAAACACATTCAACCATCACCAGGAGGAAGAGTAACAGTTGAGAAGCTAGAAAACCATGTGAGAAAGCATTGGATGATGGTAGAAAGTGGCAGCTGCCTCCATTTCATAACAGCTTGCTTTCATACAACATCTGCTTCTGGGGTAATATGTCTATTAGTCACCATCTTACACACTTACACTATGTCCGGGACTATTAAAGCCATGTTGGCTAAGGACTATGATTCGGATTATGGCTGGTCCATGCTAGTAATTCTCACAGTGCAATCGATTGGAGTCCTGATTGGTACAATTGTACCACTTTCTAGATGTTTTGCAACCTTAAGCTTTGAAGGGACATTCCACTTTAAGGTCTTTAAAGTAGAACATCATTGGACTCAAAAGTTAAATGATTGGAAGCAAGCTAGTATAAGACTCCCATTTCTTAGTGGCAGACTGAACACAGTCATCGAGTCTTCGAAAAGGCTAATTATCTACATCTGTATACAACTTCAGAAGGGAGTTGTGGCGTTGTGCAAGATAATAGCCTTGATCCCGTTAGTGTTTGTGATATGTGTCTCTTATTTCAATTATTTGGATTGTTTGAAAGATTGTTTGAAGTCCGTGTTTAGTAGTTCATTGAGAGATGATGCTATGACCTTGGAACGTCGCCCATATCCAAATAATCCTACGCGTCCAGTTAGCCCATATATTTTGCATATTGAAGAAAATGGGATGTGGGTTGGTGTGAGAACAATAGAAGGCTTTTCAAAATCAGTGAACCCATTGATACAAAAGGGTGCAAAAGGCCAACCCAATTATCTAATAAAGCTCATTCGAGAAAAATCTACCCAAGGTTTTCGAGGAGTTGCAGACTATAATATTCAATCTTCAAATTGTTGGAGGTTAGCTGTGGTAACCCTTACAACGATTGCGATTTCTCTTCCTGAAAAAGAAAAGGAGGATGTTGATTTCTTGTTGGAATGTGTTAGGGAAGGTCTAGTATATGTCACATTGGTGGAAAAAAGCCTGGATATTATTTATGCTCACGTAATTCTTCAACATGCAGCTGAAACTTTGTGGCAAGAAATTAGATTCACCAAAAGATGGTTAGGAAACGATTTGCAAAACCCTGATTTTCAAGAGTATACAGTTGGACAAATTATTAAATGGTACAGGGATAAGGGTAAAGATTACGTGATGGATGAATACCGGAAATTTAACAATGATCATCCAAAGCACAGGTTTATTTGTGGCAGCTCGATGTACCGTATAACCGAATCAATTCTGCATACCTACAACACCATTGATGATGGCACCATGAGCCAAAAGGAACTACTTGATAGGTTATCATCAATGATCGCCGACATAATCGCAGCTTGTCTCACCAACTTACCACAAATCATAATAATGAAATGTCACTACATGTCTGCGATAAAGGAAAGGGAGGCCAGTGTTAAAGATGCAGCCCAACTTCTAGGTGAGACTAGAGAAATAATCAGACGCCTTCAACGTCATGGTATTCCAAGCATGAATCCAAGTGACATGCCATTTCTTGACAAATGGTGTGCTTATTTTACGAATTCCAGATAA